The Candidatus Nitrosocosmicus franklandus genome contains a region encoding:
- the rpl12p gene encoding 50S ribosomal protein P1: protein MEYVYAALLLHKLKQDINEDKVKSVIKSAGVEPDDVRVKSLVAALSEVNIEDALKAAPIAAAAPATGAAPSGAAAAASGAAPKEEEKKEEKKEEEALEGLSSLFG from the coding sequence ATGGAATATGTATATGCTGCTTTATTATTACATAAACTAAAGCAAGATATCAATGAAGATAAAGTAAAAAGTGTAATAAAATCTGCAGGTGTTGAACCTGATGATGTTAGAGTTAAATCCTTAGTTGCAGCTTTAAGTGAAGTTAATATTGAAGATGCCTTAAAAGCAGCTCCAATAGCCGCTGCAGCCCCTGCAACAGGCGCCGCTCCATCAGGTGCTGCTGCTGCTGCTTCAGGTGCAGCTCCGAAAGAAGAAGAGAAGAAAGAAGAGAAAAAAGAGGAAGAAGCGCTCGAAGGGCTTTCATCCCTTTTTGGCTAG
- a CDS encoding Lrp/AsnC family transcriptional regulator produces the protein MKILSELTKDASISIPQLSKKLNINSSVLYSRIKRLIKRELIRKFTVIINESQLGIHIKATVGINRDPKLKEPVHNELMRIPEVRSLIEVTGRFDIILSVYARTLEELHKVVIERIGRINGIQATETFVEMQRTDKEPVYSIQSTSQGYV, from the coding sequence ATGAAAATTTTGTCCGAATTGACAAAAGACGCAAGTATTTCGATTCCTCAGTTAAGCAAGAAATTGAACATAAACTCATCCGTTTTGTACAGTCGAATCAAGAGACTAATTAAAAGAGAACTCATTCGAAAATTTACTGTCATAATCAATGAATCACAGCTAGGAATCCACATAAAGGCGACTGTAGGAATCAATAGGGATCCAAAACTAAAGGAACCAGTTCACAATGAATTGATGCGCATTCCTGAGGTTAGATCCTTAATTGAAGTCACTGGACGTTTCGACATAATCCTTTCTGTTTATGCAAGGACCCTGGAAGAACTTCATAAAGTAGTTATAGAAAGAATAGGAAGGATTAATGGTATACAAGCAACAGAAACATTTGTAGAAATGCAACGAACAGACAAGGAACCGGTTTACTCTATCCAAAGTACTTCACAGGGGTACGTCTAG
- a CDS encoding SecE/sec61-gamma family protein translocase subunit: MLSTIGTLVQRRIMEIFQTLKLAKKTSKDDYYTHMRLVLLAIGAVGALGFVIQMLGELFLD; the protein is encoded by the coding sequence TTGTTATCAACAATAGGCACTCTAGTTCAAAGAAGAATTATGGAGATCTTTCAAACGCTTAAATTAGCAAAGAAAACCAGCAAAGATGACTATTATACCCATATGAGATTAGTCTTATTAGCTATTGGAGCAGTAGGAGCATTGGGCTTCGTTATACAAATGCTAGGCGAATTATTTTTAGATTAA
- a CDS encoding DNA-binding protein yields MSHGKYETGNRKSNEIFIGKKPLMTYVTATLVQLANEPTVVIKARGKSITRAVDVAQIIVKRMNTLGYRVENVKLGSDTLTGTEDDKTRNVSTIEVSISRSK; encoded by the coding sequence ATGTCACATGGCAAATACGAAACAGGAAATAGGAAGAGCAATGAAATATTCATTGGCAAAAAACCACTAATGACTTATGTAACTGCAACTCTAGTTCAACTAGCCAATGAACCAACAGTTGTGATAAAGGCGCGGGGAAAGAGTATTACACGAGCAGTAGATGTGGCTCAGATCATTGTAAAGAGAATGAACACACTCGGGTACAGGGTTGAAAATGTAAAATTAGGTTCAGACACATTGACCGGCACTGAAGATGACAAAACAAGAAATGTTTCCACAATAGAAGTATCTATTTCAAGATCAAAGTAG
- a CDS encoding PsbP-related protein: MSEISRNDIIISVSIVAMLLISVGFITLLNNNNPPVFGFFHEGESQTFLTYTDNKNHYEIKYPNTWERSVKLNNEVLFIAPKDASSVSSPAGFVVKTIPTPGKNISTDAATKQLTSEIQAAHQDFNLESTTTTNIDGKKATKIIFTATDSKLQNRKAMQIVISNYENLYILTYKASTDKYGSYENTANQMVDSFKFLPR; encoded by the coding sequence GTGTCTGAAATTAGTAGAAATGACATCATAATATCGGTTTCTATAGTTGCTATGCTTTTAATTTCGGTTGGTTTTATTACTCTTCTTAATAATAATAATCCTCCTGTTTTTGGATTTTTTCATGAAGGTGAGTCACAAACATTTCTTACATATACTGACAACAAGAATCATTATGAAATAAAATATCCAAACACTTGGGAGAGATCAGTCAAATTGAATAATGAAGTCTTGTTTATTGCACCAAAAGATGCAAGCTCTGTAAGTAGTCCTGCAGGGTTTGTTGTAAAAACAATACCAACTCCAGGTAAGAATATTTCTACTGATGCCGCTACGAAGCAATTGACTTCTGAAATTCAGGCCGCGCATCAGGATTTCAATTTGGAATCTACGACTACAACAAATATTGATGGAAAAAAAGCAACTAAAATCATCTTTACTGCTACTGACAGCAAGTTACAAAATAGAAAGGCTATGCAAATTGTGATATCTAATTATGAAAATCTGTATATTCTAACCTATAAAGCATCAACCGATAAATATGGATCCTATGAAAATACAGCCAACCAAATGGTTGATTCTTTTAAATTCTTGCCAAGATAA